In Haematobia irritans isolate KBUSLIRL chromosome 1, ASM5000362v1, whole genome shotgun sequence, a genomic segment contains:
- the LOC142236612 gene encoding cilia- and flagella-associated protein 58 yields MGSEKGSGSEDEPLVPDEIDDQFYKDLLSKIPEVTKALRQKDTQNNADNVQRLLICSNRYKCNLLLEQTKCNDLEDEVARLNGQLEDARKISELDQETIAQLREVIESAWRQKDAAILREQTAQDELTKLKEINEDQAETIKNLSDSRSNLKHRRDDNREKENLKNEIKELNKRLQMQRNYTTELETMNHTLEEKNKNLIKVLDETSTEAFNSKKRIDALTKDLNQMKTDELKYTEQIAASKLQLEKLTKMKVRQNLQILSLKTNLEHLNTQHNSTCNKLAKITVDLEYAIQERDKNKRDLAQKSNLLKLREDEIIKWRQENSKLSKLQDNASRKYCTLGESRKEIEEENIRLKTQFNTQDKEFEAMRRVVQQLERNNNNLTKERDTLKRDLLAELKTSNEAQEAVQETQHEIRALKDSLLLQERKHKKLLDDIAHLNTEKSKKMDDLQNLIDKIDTLQNKIHLKESYELELKRTVSDGEAQFSKLKAQYEALVNENNSNLRNIQNLNEEKNKLRKNIENLQNTIEALKTKVAYRDGEIGKLQLQVDKMEKERRMLKNDLRSSQLNHQHTRSELFEKKKENDKFLKSQQEEMRKLTRLQRDLDNMIDEKNSVCAALNRKEEQCNDLKTELENLQRTHDLLQAEYSQNCDDMKLMRTEIKNLLTERNVLRKDRESAANLRQELLQMHRVLNQQRVKARALQEEMMTPMNIHRWRNLKGKDPHKCDLIEKIQFLRKQLLHYNVTNMEQERALKESQRLYSTLKEFIVKLPSIKIKEELNEVKSALSLKNRKLKALKAEISTKVIEEKSHIVELEELKNELTKVKNQLLNERKSKEKLLQERQNLMQMQMQCMSAPPHLQTNFTPSLKHPNGI; encoded by the exons ATGGGAAGTGAAAAGGGCTCAGGTTCTGAAGATGAGCCTCTGGTACCCGATGAAATAGATGACCAATTCTATAAGGATTTGTTAAGTAAAATCCCAGAG GTCACCAAAGCCCTACGACAAAAAGATACCCAAAATAATGCGGATAATGTGCAACGTCTTTTGATTTGCAGTaatcgttacaaatgtaatttacTTTTGGAACAAACCAAATGTAATGACTTGGAAGATGAGGTAGCCCGCCTcaatggtcagttggaagatgcACGCAAAATTTCTGAATTGGATCAAGAAACTATAGCACAATTGCGAGAAGTCATAG AAAGTGCATGGAGACAAAAAGATGCTGCAATTCTTCGGGAACAAACGGCACAAGATGAATTAACCAAGCTCAAGGAAATCAATGAAGATCAAGCGGagactattaaaaatttaagcgaTTCTAGATCAAATTTAAAACA TCGAAGAGATGACAATAGGGAAAAGGAAAATCTCAAAAATGAAATCAAAGAGCTCAACAAACGTCTGCAAATGCAACGTAATTATACCACTGAGCTGGAGACAATGAATCATactttggaggagaaaaataaaaatctcattAAGGTTTTAGAT GAAACGTCTACAGAAGCGTTTAATAGTAAGAAACGAATTGATGCCTTGACCAAAGATTTGAATCAAATGAAGACTGATGAATTGAAGTATACAGAACAAATAGCTGCCTCCAAATTGCAATTGGAAAAACTTACAAAGATGAAAGTTCGTCAGAATCTTCAAATATTATCGctaaaaacaaatttggaacattTGAATACCCAACATAATTCAACCTGTAATAAGTTGGCCAAAATTACAGTTGACTTGGAATATGCCATCCAAGAGAGGGACAAAAACAAACGGGATTTGGCTCAAAAATCCAATCTACTTAAG CTAAGAGAAGACGAAATAATTAAATGGAGACAGGAAAATTCTAAACTTTCCAAACTCCAGGATAATGCATCTCGTAAATATTGTACCTTGGGAGAATCCCGGAAGGAAATTGAAGAAGAGAACATAAGGTTGAA AACGCAATTCAATACTCAAGATAAAGAGTTTGAGGCTATGCGAAGAGTAGTCCAACAATTGGAAAGAAACAATAATAATCTCACAAAAGAAAGAGATACTCTGAAGAGAGATCTGTTGGCTGAATTAAAAACTTCAAATGAGGCTCAAGAAGCTGTACAAGAGACACAACATGAAATACGGGCACTTAAAGACTCTCTTCTATTGCAAGAGAGAAAACACAAAAAGCTTTTAGATGACATTGCTCATTTAAACACTGAGAAATCCAAGAAAATGGATGACCTTCAAAATCTCATAGATAAAATTGATACTCTACAAA ataaaattcatttaaaagaaTCCTATGAACTTGAATTGAAACGTACAGTTAGTGATGGTGAAGCTCAGTTTTCTAAGCTCAAAGCTCAATATGAAGCTCTGGTTAATGAGAACAATTCAAATTTACGAAATATACAAAATCTaaacgaagaaaaaaataagttaagaaaaaatatagaaaatctaCAAAATACCATAGAGGCTTTAAAGACTAAAGTCGCCTATCGGGATGGAGAGATTGGGAAACTACAATTGCAAGTCgacaaaatggaaaaagaaaGACGAATGCTTAAAAATGATTTGCGTTCATCACAACTCAATCATCAGCATACCAGATCTGAACTCTTCGAAAAGAAAAAGGAGaatgataaatttttaaaatctcaaCAGGAAGAAATGAGAAAATTAACACGACTCCAAAGAGACTTGGACAATATGATCGATGAAAAGAATTCCGTATGTGCAGCTCTCAATCGCAAAGAAGAACAATGCAATGATCTGAAAACAGAATTAGAAAACCTACAACGTACCCATGATCTCCTCCAAGctgaatattctcaaaattgtgaTGATATGAAATTAATGCGTACCGAAATAAAGAATCTTCTCACTGAACGTAATGTTCTGCGTAAAGATCGCGAGAGTGCAGCAAATTTAAGACAAGAATTATTGCAAATGCACAGAGTTCTTAACCAGCAAAGAGTTAAGGCCCGTGCTCTTCAAGAGGAAATGATGACACCCATGAATATTCATCGTTGGAGAAATCTCAAGGGCAAGGATCCACACAAATGTGATTTAATCGagaagatacaatttttgagaaa ACAACTCTTACACTACAACGTGACCAACATGGAACAAGAAAGAGCCTTAAAAGAATCACAGAGACTATATAGTACCCTAAAGGAATTCATTGTGAAGCTACCTagtattaaaataaaagaagaaTTGAACGAAGTGAAG TCTGCTCTCTCATTGAAAAATCGCAAACTTAAGGCCCTCAAAGCGGAAATCTCTACTAAAGTTATTGAGGAAAAATCACATATCGTTGAGCTGGAGGAATTGAAGAATGAACTTACAAAAGTTAAAAATCAACTGCTAAACGAAAGAAAATCCAAAGAGAAATTACTTCAGGAAAGACAGAATCTAATGCAAATGCAAATGCAATGTATGTCCGCACCACCGCATTTGCAAACGAATTTTACACCGTCCTTAAAGCATCCCAATGGCATTTGA